A region from the Rhinoderma darwinii isolate aRhiDar2 unplaced genomic scaffold, aRhiDar2.hap1 Scaffold_816, whole genome shotgun sequence genome encodes:
- the LOC142731524 gene encoding von Willebrand factor A domain-containing protein 5B1-like: MCKAVVRGLKGNRPVQWEIAFDIQKLFKERENRDDDESDLWNETFHHLAAKSIIRDFEQLAERESEIEHGVGRRFQLNAIHASKACNVISKYTAFVPVDLSSNSYLPSVVEYANTGAALKQGSQRSLSSGSRRLRGFSIGLGRSQSTCVSEPSDDRFYNVDESAISPCTTPVSSGWERCSFPQAAARSPSVSSSHSQRSIESLFAARLSLNKTRLLTRAAKGFMIKSPGKGSDESENEKNIDYVPLVTLQLACGAFLLNQAFADAANIPIDKLKWTSPFTSHRNALSPMSHGSSPSRKDPAPSAVSTGQLLAPNDDHHTTLNGFGEDACHQPRTRHLSSSALDSPSRSAKSENELTLPVLPARRFSSPDSAQDSASIHTDSGLGSESDGTEVHTWMESIEEQRRSHPESMIWATAVALAWLENNSAAYFIEWELLAAKADRWLCKQKVPEGRTLATVKSAAQQLFVLLRHWDENLQFNVLCYNPNSV, from the exons ATGTGCAAGGCCGTGGTCAGGGGTCTGAAGGGCAATCGTCCCGTGCAGTGGGAAATTGCATTCGACATCCAGAAGCTGTTCAAGGAACGAGAGAACAGAGACGACGATGAGAGCGACCTGTGGAACGAGACGTTCCATCATCTGGCGGCCAAGTCCATCATACGAGACTTTGAGCAGCTGGCGGAGAGAGAAAGTGAGATCGAGCACG GTGTTGGACGGCGGTTCCAGCTGAACGCCATTCACGCCAGCAAGGCCTGTAATGTAATCAGCAAGTACACGGCGTTCGTTCCGGTAGATCTCAGCAGCAACTCGTACCTGCCCAGCGTGGTGGAATACGCCAACACAG GTGCCGCTCTCAAACAGGGCTCTCAGCGCAGCTTAAGCTCCGGAAGTCGCCGTCTGCGAGGCTTCTCCATCGGTCTGGGACGATCGCAATCAACATGTGTGTCCGAGCCATCCGACGATCGATTTTACA ACGTTGATGAGAGCGCGATATCGCCCTGCACGACGCCAGTGTCCTCGGGATGGGAGCGCTGCAGCTTTCCACAAG CCGCCGCGCGCAGTCCATCTGTTTCCTCGTCCCATTCTCAGAGATCTATAGAAAGTCTCTTTGCCGCCAG GTTGAGCCTGAATAAGACGAGACTTCTGACTCGAGCAGCCAAAGGATTTATGATTAAATCTCCTGGAAAAGGCAGCGATGAAAGCGAGAACGAAAAGAACATTGACTACGTGCCCCTG GTCACTCTGCAGTTGGCTTGTGGAGCCTTCCTACTGAACCAGGCCTTTGCAGATGCAGCCAACATCCCAATAGACAAACTCAAGTGGACGTCTCCGTTCACAAGTCACCGCAATGCTCTGAGCCCCATGTCTCACGGCTCTTCTCCTTCCCGGAAGGACCCAGCTCCTTCTGCGGTGAGCACAGGACAGCTGCTCGCCCCGAATGATGACCATCACACCACACTGAATGGGTTTGGTGAAGACGCCTGCCACCAACCCCGAACACGCCACCTCTCCAGCAGCGCCTTGGACAGTCCTTCCCGATCCGCAAAGTCGGAGAACGAACTGACCCTCCCGGTCCTTCCCGCGCGGCGCTTTTCATCTCCCGACAGCGCTCAAGATTCCGCCTCCATTCACACAGACAGCGGCTTGGGGTCCGAGTCGGATGGCACGGAGGTCCACACTTGGATGGAGAGCATTGAGGAGCAACGCAGGTCACATCCAGAAAGCATGATCTGGGCCACCGCCGTCGCCCTGGCCTGGCTGGAGAACAACTCTGCCGCGTACTTCATTGAGTGGGAGTTACTGGCGGCCAAGGCGGACCGCTGGTTGTGTAAGCAGAAGGTCCCTGAGGGACGCACTCTGGCCACGGTCAAGTCCGCCGCTCAGCAGCTCTTCGTGTTGCTTCGacattgggatgaaaacttgcaGTTTAACGTCTTGTGTTACAATCCAAACAGCGTGTAG